Proteins encoded in a region of the Paramagnetospirillum magneticum AMB-1 genome:
- a CDS encoding helix-turn-helix domain-containing protein has translation MDSTATDPQTETPAEASEPVAAPETPPEPAPEPVVEIAASVAAALAVNAGVGATLRAAREGMGKTLPDCAKLLRIRQLYLEALEDGRHRDLPGGTYAAGFLRSYAEYLGLDSEEMVRRFREEGAGGFKNRTELTFPSPVSEGRIPGGAVIFLGLILAAVAYGGWYLLSSSETKVTEMVPPLPDRLAGVLNRQASLTGEAKTGDVAKPGDDKTKDEVVPPVEAEEDKPSAANPAPAATEPAKVEAPKTEPAKIDAPKVEPPKVEAPKPEPAKVEPPKVEAPKPEPAKVEPPKVEAPKPEPAKVEAPKVEAPKAEPAKVEPPKAETPATAVADGKVYGTEYADSRVVLKATGDDCWIQVREVDGSLLMSRLLRRGDSFRVPNRSGLSLMVGNAGSLEVNVDGRKVPALGAPGQVRRDIRLDPDKLATGG, from the coding sequence GTGGATAGCACAGCAACCGACCCCCAGACCGAGACTCCGGCCGAGGCTTCCGAGCCGGTCGCCGCGCCCGAAACGCCGCCCGAGCCCGCTCCGGAGCCGGTGGTCGAGATTGCTGCCTCCGTCGCCGCCGCGCTGGCGGTCAATGCCGGGGTGGGCGCCACCCTGCGGGCCGCGCGCGAGGGCATGGGCAAGACCCTTCCCGATTGCGCCAAGCTGCTGCGCATCCGCCAGCTCTACCTGGAAGCCCTGGAAGACGGGCGTCATCGCGACCTGCCGGGGGGGACTTATGCCGCAGGCTTTCTGCGCTCCTACGCCGAGTATCTCGGCCTGGACAGCGAAGAGATGGTGCGGCGCTTCCGCGAGGAAGGGGCGGGCGGCTTCAAGAACCGCACCGAGCTGACCTTTCCCTCGCCGGTGTCCGAGGGTCGCATTCCCGGCGGCGCGGTCATCTTCCTGGGTCTGATCCTGGCGGCGGTGGCCTATGGCGGCTGGTACCTGCTGTCGTCGTCGGAGACCAAGGTCACCGAAATGGTGCCGCCCTTGCCCGATCGCCTGGCCGGCGTGCTCAACCGGCAGGCCAGCCTGACCGGCGAGGCCAAGACCGGCGACGTCGCCAAGCCGGGCGACGACAAGACCAAGGACGAGGTAGTTCCCCCCGTCGAGGCCGAGGAGGACAAGCCCTCCGCGGCCAATCCGGCCCCCGCCGCGACCGAGCCGGCCAAGGTCGAGGCGCCGAAAACCGAACCGGCCAAGATTGACGCGCCCAAGGTCGAACCGCCCAAGGTCGAGGCTCCTAAGCCGGAACCCGCCAAGGTCGAACCGCCCAAGGTCGAGGCTCCTAAGCCGGAACCCGCCAAGGTCGAGCCGCCCAAGGTCGAGGCTCCTAAGCCGGAACCCGCCAAGGTGGAAGCTCCCAAGGTGGAAGCTCCCAAGGCCGAGCCCGCCAAGGTCGAGCCGCCTAAGGCCGAGACTCCCGCCACTGCCGTTGCCGATGGCAAGGTCTATGGCACCGAATACGCCGACTCCCGCGTGGTGCTGAAGGCCACCGGCGATGATTGCTGGATTCAGGTGCGCGAGGTGGATGGCTCCCTGCTCATGAGCCGCCTGCTGCGCCGGGGCGACAGCTTCCGGGTTCCCAACCGCTCGGGCCTCAGCCTGATGGTGGGCAATGCCGGCTCCCTGGAGGTCAATGTGGACGGCCGCAAGGTTCCGGCCCTGGGCGCGCCGGGCCAGGTGCGGCGCGACATCCGTCTCGATCCCGACAAGCTGGCGACCGGCGGCTGA
- the ispG gene encoding flavodoxin-dependent (E)-4-hydroxy-3-methylbut-2-enyl-diphosphate synthase, protein MSLRPYREIVRRKSRQIHVGSVAVGGDAPISVQTMTNTLTTDIKGTLEQIRRAADAGADLVRVSCPDEDSTKAFKTIAKESPVPLIADIHFHYKRGIEAAEAGAACLRINPGNIGSHERVREVVKAAKDYGCSMRIGVNAGSLDKHLLDKYGEPCPDALVESALEHAKLLEDNDFFEFKIAVKASDVFLAVAAYQGLAKACDYPLHLGITEAGGLIGGTVKSAIGIGSLLWQGIGDTLRVSLSADVTEEVKVGFEMLKTLDLRHRGVRIVSCPSCARQGFDVIKTVETLENRLSHVRAPVTLSILGCVVNGPGEARETMVGITGGGADSHKVYIGGSPDHNVDGKTMVDHIVELVEARAAEIEAAKQKGS, encoded by the coding sequence ATGAGTCTGCGGCCCTACCGTGAAATCGTCCGACGCAAGTCGCGGCAAATCCATGTCGGTTCCGTGGCGGTCGGCGGCGACGCCCCCATCTCGGTCCAGACCATGACCAACACGCTCACCACCGACATCAAGGGGACGCTGGAGCAGATCCGCCGCGCCGCCGATGCCGGCGCCGATCTGGTGCGCGTCTCGTGCCCCGACGAGGACTCGACCAAGGCCTTCAAGACCATCGCCAAGGAATCGCCGGTCCCGCTGATCGCCGACATCCATTTCCACTACAAGCGCGGCATCGAGGCCGCCGAGGCCGGCGCCGCCTGCCTGCGCATCAATCCCGGCAATATCGGCTCGCACGAGCGGGTGCGCGAGGTGGTCAAGGCCGCCAAGGATTACGGCTGTTCCATGCGCATCGGCGTCAATGCCGGCTCGCTGGACAAGCATCTGCTGGACAAATACGGCGAGCCCTGCCCGGACGCTCTGGTGGAAAGCGCGCTGGAACACGCCAAGCTGCTGGAAGACAACGATTTCTTCGAGTTCAAGATCGCCGTCAAGGCCTCCGACGTCTTCCTGGCGGTGGCGGCCTACCAGGGGCTGGCCAAGGCCTGCGACTATCCCCTGCATCTGGGCATCACCGAGGCCGGCGGCCTGATCGGCGGCACGGTCAAGTCGGCCATCGGCATCGGCTCGCTGCTGTGGCAGGGCATCGGCGACACCCTACGCGTCTCGCTGTCGGCCGACGTGACCGAGGAGGTCAAGGTCGGCTTCGAGATGCTGAAGACCCTGGATTTGCGCCACCGCGGCGTGCGCATCGTGTCGTGCCCGTCCTGTGCGCGGCAGGGCTTCGACGTCATCAAGACGGTGGAGACCCTGGAAAACCGGCTGTCCCATGTGCGGGCGCCGGTGACGCTGTCCATCCTGGGCTGCGTGGTCAACGGCCCCGGCGAGGCCCGCGAGACCATGGTGGGCATCACCGGCGGCGGTGCCGACAGCCACAAGGTCTATATCGGCGGCTCGCCCGATCATAACGTCGACGGCAAGACCATGGTCGACCACATCGTCGAACTGGTCGAGGCGCGTGCCGCCGAGATCGAAGCCGCCAAGCAGAAGGGAAGCTGA
- the hisS gene encoding histidine--tRNA ligase: MSSLQPVRGTHDLLPDESRRHRRVEDIAFSAARRYGFGEIMTPIFEFTDVFARTLGETSDVVTKEMYTFSDRSGESLTLRPEGTAGVARAFISGGLAQSLPLKLFYRGPMFRHERPQKGRLRQFHQVGVELLGVESPLADVEVIALAWRVLSELGLASKVRLEINTLGDAESRETYRNALVAYLSQFRESLSEDSRNRLERNPLRILDSKDEGDRRIVENAPLMTDSLSPAAREFFTQVTEGLHALGIPFILNPKLVRGLDYYCHTAFEFTTTELGAQGTVLAGGRYDELIATMGGARTPGIGWAAGVERLSMLVGEVADDVRPISVIPMGDTMAALAVAERLRRMGRAVEMGFSGNMKKRMARASKVNARFAVILGEEESARAAVTIRDLDNSTQEEVPLAQLEDYLGRQL; the protein is encoded by the coding sequence TTGTCCAGCCTGCAACCGGTTCGCGGCACCCATGACCTGCTGCCCGACGAGTCCCGCCGCCACCGGCGGGTCGAGGACATCGCCTTTTCCGCCGCCCGCCGCTACGGCTTCGGCGAGATCATGACGCCCATCTTCGAATTCACCGACGTCTTCGCCCGCACCCTGGGCGAGACCTCCGACGTGGTGACCAAGGAGATGTACACCTTCTCCGACCGTTCGGGAGAATCCCTGACGCTGCGCCCCGAGGGCACCGCCGGCGTGGCGCGGGCCTTCATCTCGGGCGGGCTGGCCCAGTCGTTGCCGCTCAAGCTGTTCTACCGTGGCCCCATGTTCCGCCACGAGCGCCCCCAGAAGGGGCGCCTGCGCCAGTTCCATCAGGTAGGCGTCGAACTGCTGGGCGTGGAATCGCCCCTGGCCGACGTGGAGGTCATCGCCCTGGCCTGGCGGGTGCTGTCCGAGCTGGGTCTGGCCTCCAAGGTACGCCTGGAGATCAACACCCTGGGCGATGCCGAAAGCCGCGAGACCTATCGCAATGCCCTGGTGGCCTATCTGTCCCAGTTCCGCGAGTCCCTGTCCGAGGACAGCCGCAACCGGCTCGAGCGCAATCCGCTGCGCATCCTGGATTCCAAGGACGAGGGCGACCGCCGCATCGTCGAGAACGCGCCTTTGATGACCGACTCGCTGTCGCCCGCCGCCCGCGAGTTCTTCACCCAGGTGACAGAGGGGCTGCATGCCCTGGGCATTCCCTTCATTCTGAATCCCAAGCTGGTGCGCGGCCTCGACTATTACTGCCACACGGCTTTCGAGTTCACCACCACCGAGCTGGGTGCCCAGGGCACCGTTCTGGCCGGCGGCCGCTATGACGAGCTGATCGCCACCATGGGCGGCGCCCGCACCCCGGGCATCGGCTGGGCCGCCGGGGTCGAGCGGCTGTCCATGCTGGTGGGCGAGGTGGCCGACGACGTACGGCCGATCAGTGTCATCCCCATGGGCGATACCATGGCCGCCTTGGCGGTGGCCGAGCGGCTGCGCCGCATGGGCCGCGCCGTGGAGATGGGGTTCTCCGGCAACATGAAGAAGCGCATGGCGCGGGCCAGCAAGGTCAATGCCCGCTTTGCCGTGATTTTGGGCGAAGAGGAATCGGCCCGGGCCGCCGTCACCATCCGCGACCTGGACAATTCCACCCAGGAAGAGGTGCCGCTGGCCCAGCTGGAGGATTACCTCGGCCGCCAGCTTTAG
- the hemA gene encoding glutamyl-tRNA reductase codes for MSGVSHHLVVIGANHRSASLSLRDALFVDDAVAPAFLETLKRAGLPECLVLATCDRVEIWAEDRDPVHAARLVAEALAARAGLEPAALLPHLYTLTGGEAVRHGFTVTSSLDSLVIGEPHVTGQVKAAHRLARDAGCCGGELDHFLQAAFAAAKRVRSETSIGEGPVSIAAAAVQTARDVHGDLAGLRALLVGTGEMGELVAESLLAAGLKDISVAAPRAARAEAVAKSLDGHVLAFEDLRETLASFDVVLTCVGARTVSVTSEMVTNALRKRRRKPVFLVDAGIPGDIEPAVNRLDGAFLYDLADLEKVALEGRATREAAARAAREIVEAEAQAFLRGRAARAAVPAIVALRARFDEARDLVLAEAGHDAAEATRLLINRLLHAPSEVMKDVASDGAEWRAMEKTLRILFRLDE; via the coding sequence GTGAGTGGGGTGTCGCATCATCTGGTCGTCATCGGAGCCAACCATCGGTCGGCCTCCCTGTCGTTGCGTGACGCCCTGTTCGTGGACGACGCCGTCGCTCCCGCCTTTCTGGAAACGCTGAAGCGGGCCGGTCTGCCGGAATGCCTGGTCTTGGCCACCTGCGACCGGGTGGAGATCTGGGCCGAGGACCGCGATCCGGTCCATGCCGCCCGGCTGGTGGCCGAGGCCCTGGCGGCGCGGGCGGGGCTGGAGCCCGCCGCGCTCTTGCCCCACCTCTACACCCTGACCGGGGGAGAGGCGGTGCGCCACGGCTTTACCGTCACCTCGTCGCTGGATTCCCTGGTGATCGGCGAGCCTCATGTCACGGGGCAGGTCAAGGCAGCCCATCGTCTGGCCCGCGATGCCGGGTGCTGTGGCGGCGAGCTGGATCACTTCCTCCAGGCGGCCTTCGCCGCCGCCAAAAGGGTGCGCAGCGAAACCTCCATCGGCGAGGGACCGGTCAGCATCGCCGCCGCCGCCGTCCAGACCGCCCGCGACGTGCACGGTGATCTGGCGGGCTTGCGCGCCCTGCTGGTGGGCACCGGCGAGATGGGCGAACTGGTGGCCGAAAGCCTGCTGGCCGCCGGCCTGAAGGACATCTCGGTCGCCGCGCCGCGTGCCGCCCGCGCCGAGGCGGTGGCCAAGTCCCTGGACGGTCATGTCCTGGCCTTCGAGGATCTGCGGGAAACCCTGGCCTCCTTTGACGTGGTGCTGACCTGCGTGGGGGCGCGGACCGTCTCGGTGACTTCCGAGATGGTGACCAATGCGCTGCGAAAGCGCCGCAGGAAGCCGGTGTTCCTGGTGGATGCCGGCATTCCCGGCGATATCGAGCCGGCGGTCAACCGGTTGGACGGCGCCTTTCTCTATGATCTGGCCGATCTGGAGAAGGTGGCGCTGGAAGGTCGCGCCACCCGCGAGGCCGCCGCCCGGGCCGCCCGCGAGATCGTCGAGGCCGAAGCCCAGGCTTTTCTGCGCGGGCGCGCGGCGCGGGCCGCCGTGCCCGCCATCGTCGCCCTTCGCGCCCGCTTCGACGAGGCGCGGGACCTGGTGTTGGCCGAAGCCGGCCATGACGCCGCCGAGGCCACCAGGCTGCTGATCAACCGGCTGCTGCATGCTCCGTCCGAGGTGATGAAGGATGTGGCCTCGGATGGCGCCGAGTGGCGCGCCATGGAAAAGACGCTGCGGATTCTGTTCCGCCTGGATGAGTAG
- the prfA gene encoding peptide chain release factor 1: protein MNLETQFDKVLYRHDEVRAQLSSGEGMDSQTIQRLSKELSELDPVVTAVQAFRKAREDMVQAAEMMNDPDMKDLAEEEFYALKERLPALEREVQIMLLPKDEADEKNAIIEVRAGTGGEEAALFAAELFRMYERYAGLHGWRFEVMDVNDTGIGGVKEASATITGRNVFARLKFESGVHRVQRVPATESQGRIHTSAATVAIMPEAEEVDIQLNDSDLRFDVYRSQGSGGQSVNTTDSAVRVTHIPTGLAVACQQEKSQHKNKATALKLLRARLYERERSAKDAERAAARKSQVGSGDRSERIRTYNFPQGRVTDHRINMTLYKIDAVMSGDALDELVEALVAADQAERLAEME, encoded by the coding sequence ATGAATCTCGAGACGCAATTCGACAAGGTGCTGTATCGCCACGACGAGGTCCGGGCGCAACTGTCCTCGGGCGAGGGGATGGACTCCCAGACCATTCAGCGCCTGTCCAAGGAACTGTCGGAACTCGACCCGGTGGTGACGGCGGTCCAGGCCTTCCGCAAGGCCCGGGAAGACATGGTCCAGGCCGCCGAGATGATGAACGATCCCGACATGAAGGATCTGGCCGAGGAAGAGTTCTACGCGCTGAAGGAGCGGCTGCCCGCCCTGGAGCGCGAAGTGCAGATCATGCTGCTGCCCAAGGACGAGGCCGACGAAAAGAACGCCATCATCGAAGTGCGCGCCGGCACCGGCGGCGAGGAGGCGGCGCTGTTCGCCGCCGAGCTGTTCCGCATGTACGAGCGCTATGCCGGCCTGCACGGCTGGCGCTTCGAGGTGATGGACGTCAACGACACCGGCATCGGCGGCGTCAAGGAGGCCAGCGCCACCATCACCGGGCGCAACGTCTTCGCCCGACTCAAGTTCGAATCCGGCGTGCATCGGGTGCAGCGGGTGCCCGCCACCGAATCCCAGGGCCGCATCCACACTTCGGCCGCCACCGTGGCCATCATGCCCGAGGCGGAGGAGGTGGATATCCAGTTGAACGATTCCGACCTGCGCTTCGACGTCTACCGCTCGCAGGGCTCGGGCGGCCAGTCGGTCAACACCACGGATTCGGCGGTGCGCGTTACCCATATCCCCACCGGCCTCGCCGTCGCCTGCCAGCAGGAAAAGAGCCAGCACAAGAACAAGGCCACCGCCCTGAAGCTGCTGCGCGCCCGCCTGTACGAGCGCGAGCGTTCCGCCAAGGACGCCGAGCGCGCCGCCGCCCGCAAGAGCCAGGTGGGCTCGGGCGACCGCTCGGAACGCATCCGTACCTATAATTTCCCGCAAGGGCGCGTCACCGATCACCGCATCAACATGACGCTGTACAAGATCGACGCGGTAATGAGCGGCGACGCCCTGGACGAGCTGGTTGAGGCGCTGGTCGCCGCCGATCAGGCCGAACGTCTGGCCGAGATGGAATAA
- the prmC gene encoding peptide chain release factor N(5)-glutamine methyltransferase, with protein sequence MATAGQAINAAAARLAGVGIDTAHYDARLLVAEVLGVEMRRLPASHHAELTGDEAARLAALLERRAAREPMSHILGRRGFWTLEFAVTADTLDPRPDTETLIEAVLDALEDRGRPRRLLDFGTGTGCILLTLLSELGHATGLGIDASPAALAVAGRNALSLGLAPRAEFRLGDWGEGLNGQFDVIVSNPPYIPDAEIDGLEPEVARYEPRSALAGGSDGLECYRRLIPHMARLLAPGGIAALEVGAGQAVDVCALLAAAGLAGASVRRDLGGIERCVIVRRIK encoded by the coding sequence ATGGCCACGGCAGGTCAGGCTATCAACGCGGCGGCCGCCCGGCTGGCCGGCGTGGGGATCGACACCGCCCATTACGACGCCCGCCTGCTGGTCGCCGAAGTGCTGGGCGTCGAGATGCGCCGTCTGCCCGCCTCGCACCATGCCGAACTGACCGGCGACGAGGCGGCCCGCCTTGCCGCCCTGCTGGAACGCCGGGCGGCGCGAGAGCCCATGTCCCACATCCTGGGGCGGCGCGGTTTCTGGACGCTCGAATTTGCGGTCACCGCCGACACCCTGGACCCGCGCCCGGATACCGAGACCCTGATCGAAGCCGTGCTTGACGCCCTGGAGGATCGGGGACGGCCCCGGCGCCTGCTGGATTTCGGCACGGGAACCGGCTGCATCCTGCTGACGCTGTTGTCGGAACTGGGGCATGCCACTGGCCTCGGCATCGATGCCAGCCCCGCCGCCCTGGCGGTGGCGGGCCGCAATGCCCTTTCCCTGGGCCTGGCGCCCCGCGCCGAGTTCCGCCTGGGCGACTGGGGCGAGGGGCTGAACGGCCAATTCGACGTGATCGTCTCCAATCCCCCCTATATCCCCGATGCCGAGATCGACGGCCTGGAGCCGGAGGTGGCCCGCTACGAGCCCCGCTCTGCCCTGGCCGGCGGGTCGGACGGGCTGGAGTGCTATCGCCGCCTGATTCCCCACATGGCCCGCCTGCTGGCGCCCGGCGGCATCGCCGCCCTGGAGGTGGGGGCGGGGCAGGCCGTCGATGTTTGCGCCCTGCTGGCGGCGGCCGGGCTGGCCGGAGCCAGCGTGCGGCGCGACCTGGGCGGTATCGAGCGCTGCGTCATTGTGCGGCGCATAAAATAA
- a CDS encoding DUF4167 domain-containing protein — MNHEGRSSLNPKQRSRGRGPNGGGGKKHGGGGGGGGGIPSRNQVFDSNGPEGRIRGNAHQVLEKYLSLARDASSQGDRVAAENYYQHAEHYFRVINAQNQNNGRPRQQMPTPAEDQSMGGEGEDENGVEIQSRQAQAPAPVPGEGDQPDVVMPVEPVEG; from the coding sequence GTGAACCATGAAGGCAGGTCCTCTTTAAATCCGAAGCAGCGTTCCCGTGGACGGGGACCTAACGGCGGCGGCGGCAAGAAGCACGGCGGCGGCGGTGGCGGCGGCGGCGGCATCCCCAGCCGCAACCAGGTGTTCGACAGCAACGGCCCCGAGGGCCGGATTCGCGGCAACGCCCATCAGGTGCTGGAGAAGTATCTGTCCCTGGCCCGTGACGCTTCGTCTCAAGGTGATCGCGTCGCTGCTGAGAACTACTACCAGCACGCCGAGCACTATTTTCGGGTGATCAACGCCCAGAACCAGAATAACGGCCGTCCGCGCCAGCAGATGCCCACTCCCGCCGAGGACCAGTCCATGGGCGGCGAAGGGGAGGATGAAAACGGCGTGGAAATCCAGTCCCGTCAGGCCCAGGCCCCCGCGCCGGTTCCGGGCGAGGGCGACCAGCCGGACGTGGTCATGCCGGTCGAGCCCGTCGAGGGCTGA
- a CDS encoding hemerythrin domain-containing protein: MPNWDFEDCEPAIEAEHTRLYRMMNRLEPVITDSHSETTVARAIHVLQVRMADHFHVEEELFVTADWTSRQVMIRDHHELLGMLAALAAIPAEDGTARRTLFTAFLQALARHDNDVDAPLFSRKH; this comes from the coding sequence ATGCCCAATTGGGACTTTGAGGATTGCGAACCGGCCATCGAGGCCGAGCACACCCGGCTTTATCGCATGATGAACCGGCTGGAGCCGGTGATCACCGACAGCCACAGCGAGACCACCGTGGCGCGCGCTATCCATGTGCTGCAAGTGCGCATGGCCGACCACTTTCATGTGGAAGAGGAACTGTTCGTCACCGCCGACTGGACGTCACGGCAAGTGATGATCCGCGATCACCACGAATTGCTGGGCATGCTGGCCGCCCTAGCGGCCATTCCCGCAGAGGACGGAACGGCGCGGCGCACCCTGTTCACCGCATTCCTGCAAGCGCTGGCGCGCCACGATAATGACGTGGACGCGCCGCTCTTTTCACGGAAGCACTGA
- a CDS encoding glycosyltransferase family 39 protein, whose translation MSEVAIRLFGASDAVIYGLSVAVMLSSFGFIHRLARRYLDSMGAALAVVTLPVLGYYSYIVPHFNHNIALNLPWCAAIWFAYLAIEERRGWAWPLLGLALGAGILSKYTILILPLLFLIHVVATPQHRWVLHSPRVWGAVGLCLLVAGPHLYWLVTHGLGPLRYLSSGAGLSDDTFLDRHLVNPAAALLTMAGMCASLMIALVGGLGLPKLQPARWCSKDRFLLLVGLGPAALVTILSAITGGGLRVEWAASFFLPLPILLLRLFYPPPTPWRINRLLAWTSGLMVAMATTYVLIFTGIIADMDEGKWSRFPDRPLAAAAADGWSQVCNTPVPVIIADAWLGGTASFRLRERPRVYSEADSQMAPWLSDEDIRSSGALILWDQALNGRYRDIDHQDAPRPGEPLDWFPGIPALEARFGPITVLPDVTLDYPGPVAQAPVVLGRAVIPPARPCR comes from the coding sequence GTGAGCGAAGTCGCCATCAGGCTGTTCGGGGCCTCGGACGCCGTGATCTATGGCCTCAGCGTCGCGGTGATGCTGAGCTCGTTCGGCTTCATCCATCGGCTGGCACGGCGCTATCTGGACAGCATGGGCGCGGCCCTGGCCGTGGTAACCCTGCCGGTTCTGGGCTATTACAGTTACATCGTCCCCCACTTCAACCACAACATCGCCCTCAATCTGCCCTGGTGCGCGGCCATCTGGTTCGCCTATCTGGCCATCGAGGAACGGCGGGGTTGGGCGTGGCCCCTGCTGGGGCTGGCGCTGGGCGCCGGAATTTTGTCCAAATACACCATCCTGATTCTGCCGCTGCTGTTCCTGATCCATGTGGTGGCGACGCCCCAGCATCGCTGGGTTCTGCATTCGCCGCGGGTCTGGGGGGCGGTTGGGCTGTGCCTGCTGGTGGCCGGCCCTCATCTCTACTGGCTAGTGACTCACGGCCTCGGGCCGCTTCGCTACTTGTCCAGCGGAGCCGGGCTGAGCGACGACACCTTCCTCGATCGTCATCTGGTCAATCCGGCCGCGGCCCTGCTCACCATGGCCGGCATGTGCGCCTCGCTGATGATCGCCCTGGTGGGCGGCCTGGGCCTGCCCAAGCTGCAACCCGCCAGATGGTGCAGCAAAGACCGCTTCCTGCTGCTGGTCGGCCTCGGTCCGGCGGCCCTGGTGACCATCTTGTCGGCGATCACCGGCGGTGGGCTGCGCGTCGAATGGGCGGCATCGTTCTTCCTGCCCCTTCCGATTCTGCTGCTGCGGCTGTTCTATCCGCCGCCCACGCCATGGCGAATCAACCGGCTGCTGGCCTGGACCAGCGGCCTGATGGTGGCCATGGCCACCACCTACGTGCTGATCTTCACCGGCATCATCGCCGACATGGACGAGGGAAAGTGGTCACGCTTCCCCGACCGGCCGCTGGCCGCCGCCGCCGCCGATGGATGGAGCCAGGTTTGCAACACCCCCGTGCCGGTGATCATCGCCGATGCCTGGCTGGGCGGCACCGCATCATTCCGGCTGCGGGAACGGCCCCGCGTCTATAGCGAAGCCGATTCCCAGATGGCTCCCTGGCTGTCAGACGAGGACATCCGCAGCAGCGGCGCACTCATCTTGTGGGATCAGGCGCTGAACGGCCGCTATCGCGACATCGATCACCAGGATGCCCCCCGGCCGGGCGAGCCCCTGGACTGGTTCCCCGGCATTCCCGCCCTGGAAGCCCGGTTCGGCCCCATTACCGTGCTGCCCGACGTGACGCTGGATTATCCCGGCCCCGTCGCCCAGGCCCCGGTAGTTCTGGGCCGCGCCGTGATCCCGCCGGCTCGGCCCTGCCGTTAA
- a CDS encoding NAD(P)/FAD-dependent oxidoreductase — protein sequence MRAIVIGAGPAGLMAAEVMASHGLKVEIFDAMASPGRKFLLAGKGGLNLTHSEPPERFVTRYGTAAGFMAPLLAQFGADPLRAWAEGLGVSTFVGSSGRVFPAEMKAAPLLRAWMRRLRGLGVVLHTRRRWLGWDDHNHLRFAGPEGEETVDAKVCVLALGGASWPNLGSDGGWAPILAAKGIAITPLKPANCGFDLDWSPSFAERFAGGRTGTVELTFKGQKRRGEVTVTATGIEGGAVYALSAELRDALAEEGQAELLVDLMPDWSPAKVAAALGRPRGSRSLSTFLKKALPLNPMALGLLREACSASEPGALAKAIKALPLRLKRPRPLAEAISTAGGIGLAELDDGMMLKALPGVWVAGEMLDWEAPTGGYLLTGCFATGVAAGLGVLQRCNSL from the coding sequence ATGAGGGCCATCGTCATAGGAGCGGGGCCAGCGGGTCTGATGGCCGCCGAAGTAATGGCGTCCCATGGGCTGAAGGTCGAGATATTCGACGCCATGGCCTCGCCCGGACGCAAGTTTCTGCTGGCCGGCAAGGGGGGGCTCAACCTGACCCATTCCGAGCCGCCGGAACGCTTCGTCACCCGCTATGGCACCGCCGCCGGCTTCATGGCGCCGCTGCTGGCCCAATTCGGCGCCGACCCGTTGCGCGCCTGGGCCGAGGGATTGGGCGTCAGCACTTTCGTCGGCTCGTCCGGCCGAGTGTTCCCCGCCGAAATGAAGGCCGCTCCGCTGCTGCGGGCCTGGATGCGCCGCCTGCGCGGCCTGGGCGTTGTGCTCCACACCCGGCGCCGCTGGCTGGGCTGGGACGACCACAACCATCTGCGCTTCGCCGGGCCGGAGGGGGAGGAGACGGTCGACGCCAAGGTCTGCGTCCTGGCCTTGGGTGGCGCCTCGTGGCCGAACCTGGGGTCGGATGGCGGCTGGGCTCCCATCCTGGCGGCCAAAGGCATCGCCATCACGCCACTCAAGCCCGCCAATTGCGGCTTTGACCTGGACTGGAGCCCCAGCTTCGCCGAGCGCTTCGCCGGCGGCCGCACCGGCACGGTGGAGCTGACCTTCAAGGGCCAGAAGCGGCGCGGCGAAGTCACTGTCACCGCCACCGGCATCGAGGGCGGCGCCGTCTACGCCCTGTCGGCGGAGTTGCGCGATGCCCTGGCCGAAGAGGGCCAGGCGGAATTGCTGGTAGACCTGATGCCGGACTGGAGCCCGGCCAAAGTGGCGGCGGCCCTTGGGCGGCCGCGCGGCTCGCGCTCGCTCTCCACCTTTCTGAAGAAGGCCCTGCCGCTCAATCCCATGGCGCTGGGGCTGCTGCGCGAAGCATGTTCCGCCTCCGAGCCGGGCGCTCTGGCCAAGGCGATCAAGGCCCTTCCGCTTCGCCTCAAGCGCCCCCGCCCCCTGGCCGAAGCCATCTCCACCGCGGGCGGCATCGGGCTGGCGGAACTGGATGACGGAATGATGCTGAAAGCCTTGCCGGGCGTATGGGTTGCCGGTGAAATGCTGGACTGGGAAGCCCCCACCGGGGGCTACCTGCTGACGGGCTGCTTCGCCACCGGTGTCGCGGCGGGACTGGGGGTCCTGCAGCGATGTAACTCTCTGTAA
- a CDS encoding DUF6156 family protein — MSVPDHASCRYFVSYSGVKLPLRLVNPLEESDLGHRNTYMKAWFDAADRLVGCDKLVYGDVQISHRYQYHDNGALRRAEIFMDEDLTVMEFDETGARTSA, encoded by the coding sequence ATGTCCGTGCCCGACCACGCGTCTTGCCGCTATTTCGTGTCCTATTCCGGCGTCAAGCTGCCGCTGCGGCTGGTCAATCCGCTGGAAGAGAGCGATCTCGGCCACCGCAACACCTATATGAAGGCATGGTTCGATGCCGCCGACCGTCTGGTGGGCTGTGACAAGCTGGTCTATGGCGATGTGCAGATAAGTCATCGCTATCAGTACCACGACAATGGGGCGTTGCGTCGCGCCGAAATTTTCATGGACGAGGATCTTACCGTCATGGAATTCGACGAGACCGGCGCCCGCACTTCAGCCTGA